A part of Trichoplusia ni isolate ovarian cell line Hi5 unplaced genomic scaffold, tn1 tig00001365, whole genome shotgun sequence genomic DNA contains:
- the LOC113507284 gene encoding JNK1/MAPK8-associated membrane protein-like, with product MSVIAVRSCPGLYCGRTELDDGTWSECGACPRGFRTNASSYCVPCTDEPVLYDGLYLGFMVMLPMVLHWFFIDMVAVGKATKNILVQHICAFVEVASGTLAALLVLPPTGTIALHVCSPKALSDWYTLLHNPQPDYKETLHCTQEAVYPLYTVVLLIYAFSLLMTITLRPWLLTWDSSNPGRKAIYCALYFYPILVLIHTVAAGLIYCSFPYIIIIISMMTSASHFSIKIEQSAPALLMSSLSNPRNLTILLGHWLVHAYGIISLTGFKELWYLSLVPAPALFYILTAQFTDPMKIHSD from the exons ATGTCAGTGATCGCAGTGCGAAGTTGCCCGGGTCTGTACTGCGGACGGACAGAGCTGGATGACGGGACCTGGAGTGAGTGCGGGGCCTGCCCTCGCGGGTTCCGCACAAACGCATCTAGCTACTGCGTGCCATGTACTGATGAGCCCGTGCTCTACGACGGCCTGTATCTTGGCTTCATGGTGATGCTGCCCATGGTATTACACTGGTTCTTCATCGATATGGTAGCAGTAGGCAAAGC GACTAAGAACATTCTGGTGCAGCACATATGTGCATTTGTCGAGGTAGCATCAGGAACTCTGGCAGCATTACTAGTGTTGCCGCCTACAGGCACTATTGCCCTCCATGTTTGTTCTCCGAAGGCTTTGTCGGACTGGTACACATTACTGCACAACCCACAGCCTGACTATAAGGAGACACTACATTGTACACAGGAGGCTGTATATCCATT gtataCAGTAGTGCTCCTGATATATGCATTCAGCCTGTTAATGACAATAACACTGAGGCCATGGTTGTTGACATGGGACTCTTCCAATCCTGGCAGAAAGGCCATATACTGTGCCCTGTACTTCTATCCTATTCTTGTACTTATACATACAGTTGCTGCTGGTttaatat actGTTCATTCCCAtacataatcataattatatcaatGATGACGTCAGCATCACACTTCTCTATAAAGATTGAGCAGTCGGCGCCAGCACTTCTCATGTCTTCCTTATCAAATCCAAGGAACTTGACCATTTTGTTAGGTCACTGGCTGGTCCATGCTTACGGGATTATATCACTGACTGGATTCAAAGAGCTGTGGTATTTGTCCTTGGTCCCAGCCCCAGCACTGTTCTACATACTCACTGCACAATTTACTGACCCCATGAAGATACACAGCGATTGA